The following coding sequences lie in one Pectobacterium sp. A5351 genomic window:
- a CDS encoding DcrB family lipoprotein: MSNVIKYLGVGLLVGLLAACDGKTDDAAKAGAQDKPAAAASAGQNIELMEGKIAFTLPADMRDQSGKVGTQANNMHVYANDNGQKAVIVILGDNTTEELTVLAQRLEDQQRTRDANLQVVTNKTIDVDGKKLQQLDSIITSSGQQAYSSVVLGKVENQLLTLQITLPASNQQQAQSEAEGIIHTLKLK, translated from the coding sequence ATGTCGAATGTAATCAAATACCTCGGTGTCGGCTTGCTTGTCGGCCTGCTTGCTGCCTGTGATGGCAAAACGGATGACGCCGCAAAAGCGGGCGCGCAAGATAAACCTGCCGCAGCAGCCAGCGCGGGTCAGAATATTGAATTAATGGAGGGCAAGATTGCGTTTACTCTGCCCGCCGACATGCGCGACCAGAGTGGCAAAGTCGGAACACAGGCGAACAACATGCACGTTTACGCCAATGACAATGGCCAGAAAGCGGTCATCGTGATTCTGGGCGACAACACCACGGAAGAGTTGACCGTTCTGGCACAGCGTCTGGAAGATCAGCAGCGCACACGCGATGCCAACCTTCAGGTCGTGACCAATAAGACTATCGACGTTGACGGCAAGAAGCTGCAACAGCTCGACAGCATTATCACCAGCAGCGGACAGCAGGCTTATTCCTCCGTCGTGCTGGGTAAAGTGGAAAACCAACTGCTGACCTTGCAAATCACGCTGCCAGCCAGCAATCAGCAGCAGGCACAGAGCGAAGCAGAAGGCATCATCCACACCCTGAAGCTGAAATAA